The Acidithiobacillus ferrooxidans ATCC 23270 genomic interval GTTGGGGATATGACAGTAATTCACCGGAAGGTGCAGTCATGAAGGGCTGGGTGGAGAGCCGGTTCGGGATTGCCCCGAATTTTCACCGGCAGGTGATCGGCCGTGTGGGTGATACCGCCTGGATTCAGTATATGACCGACAAAATGTCGGGGCGATTTGATAACAATGCCATCTGGTTGCAGCTTGACCTTTTGTTTGAATTCGCACAATGGTCGGCGCGGCGTTTTCTGGCACCCGGACAGCGGCACTTGCGTTTGTTCCGGGGAACCAACGATTTTGCCGAACATCCTATTCTCTGGAAAGCCGGAGCGCGGCAGGGGGTGATCCGGCTGAACAACCTGGTATCCTTCAGCAGTGACCGGGACGTGGCCAGCGCATTCGGCGATTGCATACTGGAAGTGAATGTGCCGTTGGTAAAGCTGCTCTTTTTCAAGGGCCTGTTGCCATGTCGCGCACTCCAGGCAGAGAGTGAGTATCTGGTGATCGGCGGTGAGTACGCGGCACACATGCACTACTACTGAGGACGAGAAATGGGCTATGACTTGCGGGAGCGGGCATTAGGCGCCTACCTGGGATTGGCGATCGGGGATGCCCTGGGCGCGACGGTGGAGTTCATGAGTCCCACGGAAATCCGGGAGGAATATGGTGTTCACCGCAATATGACCGGTGGCGGCTGGCTGCATTTGCGTCCCGGACAAGTGACCGACGATACCCAGATGTGCCTGGTGCTGGGTCGGAGTATCCTTGCCGATGAACAATGGTCCGTTACCCGCTTTGCCGAGGGGATGGTGCAGTGGTTGCGCAGTCATCCCGTGGATGTGGGCAATACCTGCCGCCGGGGAATCCGGCGCTTTATGCTCAACGGCAGTACCGCCGCCGAACCGGCGGAATGGGATGCGGGCAATGGCGCGTGTGTGCGCAATCTCCCCGCGGTACTGGCCACCCTGAGCGCGCCTGCGACCTTCCGGCGGATCAGTGTGGAACAGGCGCACCTGACCCACCATCACCCGCTGTCGGATGTCGCGACCCTGACGCTCGGAGAGATGTTACGCTGCGCGCTGCGGGGTGAGGGTGTTTCATCCGTCCGCCGCCTGGCGGATGCACTGGTGGCACGGTACCCGGAATTCGCATTCAAAGAAATTCCCCAGGCACCTACGCCCTATATTGTGGATACGGTGCGCGCCGTCCTGTATGCGCTGCTTCATACCGATAACTTTAAAGACTGCCTGATTGCGGTGGTCAACCAGGGTGGGGATGCGGACACCACGGGCGCCCTCGCGGGCATGCTGGCCGGAGGTCTGTACGGAACTTACGGGCTTCCCGGCACCTGGCTGCAACGTCTGGATCCCGCGGTTCAGAAA includes:
- a CDS encoding NAD(+)--dinitrogen-reductase ADP-D-ribosyltransferase, whose translation is MSAANPLEGQRPARAPSVKLGSNLTGIPSGLLISAEFHAFPMPLHIAGVRDGHPALFQRLSLAREQREAGQVFQAYMDEIFAGGPDRTKGRRFRASYLRLLKGWGYDSNSPEGAVMKGWVESRFGIAPNFHRQVIGRVGDTAWIQYMTDKMSGRFDNNAIWLQLDLLFEFAQWSARRFLAPGQRHLRLFRGTNDFAEHPILWKAGARQGVIRLNNLVSFSSDRDVASAFGDCILEVNVPLVKLLFFKGLLPCRALQAESEYLVIGGEYAAHMHYY
- the draG gene encoding ADP-ribosyl-[dinitrogen reductase] hydrolase; translated protein: MGYDLRERALGAYLGLAIGDALGATVEFMSPTEIREEYGVHRNMTGGGWLHLRPGQVTDDTQMCLVLGRSILADEQWSVTRFAEGMVQWLRSHPVDVGNTCRRGIRRFMLNGSTAAEPAEWDAGNGACVRNLPAVLATLSAPATFRRISVEQAHLTHHHPLSDVATLTLGEMLRCALRGEGVSSVRRLADALVARYPEFAFKEIPQAPTPYIVDTVRAVLYALLHTDNFKDCLIAVVNQGGDADTTGALAGMLAGGLYGTYGLPGTWLQRLDPAVQKEIAAQVDQLLIRGERTDHEQLPASMPPRIVFYEKPGCANNARQIALLRAAGCVVEVHDLLQTAWTAETLRPYFSDRPVAEWFNPASPRVKSGEIVPEAFTEAGALAAMLLDPLLIRRPLMEAGDAKIAGFSEDQLRRWTSASLDVYAEGTGAATDSCRRSVPCPSVRQASNLTKTPAASSHANAS